A single window of Ischnura elegans chromosome 8, ioIscEleg1.1, whole genome shotgun sequence DNA harbors:
- the LOC124164514 gene encoding centrin-3-like isoform X2, with product MASMKASPKSRKLNVLSEESKKIIDDAFSVFDCNEDGFVDYYELKAAIRALGFPIRKEGVKKILEAYDKPNGRKISRRDFNDVLADMTAQRDPVDEMKYAYRLFLDESSDGIAVPQLRKAAQAINENLTEEEMHGMILEFDHDRDEKINEQEFLAIMLDAD from the exons ATGGCCTCGATGAAAGCAAGCCCTAAGAGTCGAAAATTGAATGTACTTTctgaggaaagtaaaaaaattatcgacGACGCTTTCAGCGTTTTCGATTGCAATGAGGATGGATTTGTTGATTACTATGAGCTCAAAGCGGCAATACGTGCCTTGGGGTTTCCAATAAGAAAAGAAGGAGTCAAAAAGATCCTAGAAGCTTATGATAAGCccaatggaagaaaaattagCCGCAGAGATTTTAATGATGTGC TGGCTGACATGACCGCCCAACGAGATCCAGTGGATGAGATGAAGTATGCTTACCGTCTTTTCCTTGATGAAAGTTCTGATGGTATAGCTGTCCCACAACTCCGAAAAGCTGCCCAGGCAATTAACGAAAATCTGACTGAGGAAGAAATGCATGGCATGATATTGGAGTTTGATCATGATCGAGATGAGAAAA TTAATGAGCAAGAATTTCTGGCCATAATGTTGGATGCTGACTGA
- the LOC124163937 gene encoding vesicle transport through interaction with t-SNAREs homolog 1B isoform X1, with protein sequence MERSNWGNEERLPRWNTTYSDSPAMESDRWGGGNVDEETRKRLAEGTAALNRTSASLSRSIQVAEETEVIGAEVAGELSEQRESLLRTRQRLEDVNQDLSRTRRLLRTMYVRVIANKFILGLLIFLEVAIIVALVYVRFLMKKS encoded by the exons ATGGAAAGATCTAATTGGGGAAATGAGGAACGACTGCCTCGTTGGAATACAACGTACAGTGACTCTCCAG CAATGGAGAGTGATCGGTGGGGAGGAGGAAATGTCGACGAGGAGACAAGAAAAAGGCTAGCAGAGGGGACCGCAGCTCTGAATCGCACCTCGGCCTCCCTCTCTCGCTCCATCCAGGTCGCAGAGGAGACAGAAGTGATTGGAGCCGAAGTGGCTGGCGAGCTGAGCGAGCAGCGAGAGTCTCTGCTCAG AACTCGACAGCGTCTAGAGGATGTGAATCAAGACTTGAGTCGAACCAGGAGATTGCTGAGGACAATGTATGTTAGAGTAATTGCCAACAAATTCATACTGGGTCTATTAATATTTCTTGAAGTGGCTATCATTGTTGCTCTTGTATATGTAaggtttttaatgaaaaagtcaTGA
- the LOC124163937 gene encoding vesicle transport through interaction with t-SNAREs homolog 1B isoform X2, giving the protein MESDRWGGGNVDEETRKRLAEGTAALNRTSASLSRSIQVAEETEVIGAEVAGELSEQRESLLRTRQRLEDVNQDLSRTRRLLRTMYVRVIANKFILGLLIFLEVAIIVALVYVRFLMKKS; this is encoded by the exons ATGGAGAGTGATCGGTGGGGAGGAGGAAATGTCGACGAGGAGACAAGAAAAAGGCTAGCAGAGGGGACCGCAGCTCTGAATCGCACCTCGGCCTCCCTCTCTCGCTCCATCCAGGTCGCAGAGGAGACAGAAGTGATTGGAGCCGAAGTGGCTGGCGAGCTGAGCGAGCAGCGAGAGTCTCTGCTCAG AACTCGACAGCGTCTAGAGGATGTGAATCAAGACTTGAGTCGAACCAGGAGATTGCTGAGGACAATGTATGTTAGAGTAATTGCCAACAAATTCATACTGGGTCTATTAATATTTCTTGAAGTGGCTATCATTGTTGCTCTTGTATATGTAaggtttttaatgaaaaagtcaTGA
- the LOC124164514 gene encoding centrin-3-like isoform X1, producing the protein MASMKASPKSRKLNVLSEESKKIIDDAFSVFDCNEDGFVDYYELKAAIRALGFPIRKEGVKKILEAYDKPNGRKISRRDFNDVPVADMTAQRDPVDEMKYAYRLFLDESSDGIAVPQLRKAAQAINENLTEEEMHGMILEFDHDRDEKINEQEFLAIMLDAD; encoded by the exons ATGGCCTCGATGAAAGCAAGCCCTAAGAGTCGAAAATTGAATGTACTTTctgaggaaagtaaaaaaattatcgacGACGCTTTCAGCGTTTTCGATTGCAATGAGGATGGATTTGTTGATTACTATGAGCTCAAAGCGGCAATACGTGCCTTGGGGTTTCCAATAAGAAAAGAAGGAGTCAAAAAGATCCTAGAAGCTTATGATAAGCccaatggaagaaaaattagCCGCAGAGATTTTAATGATGTGC CAGTGGCTGACATGACCGCCCAACGAGATCCAGTGGATGAGATGAAGTATGCTTACCGTCTTTTCCTTGATGAAAGTTCTGATGGTATAGCTGTCCCACAACTCCGAAAAGCTGCCCAGGCAATTAACGAAAATCTGACTGAGGAAGAAATGCATGGCATGATATTGGAGTTTGATCATGATCGAGATGAGAAAA TTAATGAGCAAGAATTTCTGGCCATAATGTTGGATGCTGACTGA